The Leucobacter chromiiresistens genome has a window encoding:
- the ctaD gene encoding cytochrome c oxidase subunit I, producing MKKGNVIVSWLTSTDHKVIGYMYLISSFVWFLVGGLMALVIRAQLFAPGLEVIATKEQYNQLFTMHGTIMLLMFATPLFAGFANVIMPLQIGAPDVAFPRLNAFAFWLYTFGSLIAVGGFLTPQGAASFGWFAYAPLSDMTYSPGVGGNLWVLGLGVSGFGTIMGGVNFITTIITMRAPGMTMWRMSVFTWNTLITSILVLLVFPVLAAAMFGLAADRIFGAQIYNGEGGAILWQHLFWFFGHPEVYIIALPFFGIVSEIFPVFSRKPIFGYKTLIYATIAIAALSMTVWAHHMYVTGSVLLPFFALMTMLIAVPTGVKIFNWLGTMWRGSITFETPMLWSIGFLVTFVFGGLTGVILASPALDFHLSDTYFVVAHFHYVVFGTVVFAMFAGFYFWWPKWTGKLLDERLGKIHFWVLFIGFHTTFLVQHWLGVMAMPRRYYTYLPSDGVTWGNQLSTVGAMILGASMIPFLLNVYLTARRAPKVTVDDPWGYGRSLEWATSCPPPRHNFTSIPRIRSESPAFDLNHPEISGVEQPVRQTERELAEKQ from the coding sequence ATGAAGAAGGGCAATGTCATTGTCTCGTGGCTGACGTCCACGGACCACAAGGTGATCGGGTACATGTACCTGATCAGCTCCTTCGTGTGGTTCCTGGTAGGCGGCCTGATGGCCCTCGTAATCCGCGCGCAGCTGTTCGCTCCCGGTCTCGAGGTCATCGCCACCAAGGAGCAGTACAACCAGCTGTTCACCATGCACGGCACCATCATGCTGCTGATGTTCGCCACGCCCCTGTTCGCAGGGTTCGCGAACGTCATCATGCCGCTGCAGATCGGCGCCCCCGACGTCGCGTTCCCGCGACTCAACGCGTTCGCCTTCTGGCTGTACACGTTCGGATCGCTCATCGCGGTCGGCGGCTTCCTCACCCCGCAGGGCGCAGCCTCGTTCGGCTGGTTCGCGTACGCGCCGCTCTCCGACATGACGTACTCGCCGGGCGTCGGCGGCAACCTCTGGGTGCTCGGCCTCGGCGTGTCCGGCTTCGGCACCATCATGGGCGGCGTGAACTTCATCACGACGATCATCACGATGCGCGCTCCCGGCATGACCATGTGGCGCATGTCGGTGTTCACCTGGAACACGCTCATCACGTCGATCCTCGTGCTGCTCGTCTTCCCCGTGCTCGCCGCCGCCATGTTCGGCCTGGCTGCCGACCGCATCTTCGGTGCGCAGATCTACAACGGAGAGGGCGGCGCCATTCTGTGGCAGCACCTCTTCTGGTTCTTCGGCCACCCCGAGGTGTACATCATCGCGCTGCCGTTCTTCGGCATCGTCTCCGAGATCTTCCCGGTGTTCAGCCGCAAGCCGATCTTCGGCTACAAGACGCTCATCTACGCGACCATCGCGATCGCCGCTCTGTCGATGACGGTCTGGGCGCACCACATGTACGTCACGGGCTCGGTCCTCCTTCCCTTCTTCGCGCTGATGACCATGCTCATCGCGGTGCCCACCGGCGTGAAGATCTTCAACTGGCTCGGCACGATGTGGCGCGGCTCCATCACCTTCGAGACGCCGATGCTGTGGTCGATCGGCTTCCTGGTGACCTTCGTGTTCGGCGGTCTGACGGGCGTCATCCTCGCATCGCCGGCGCTCGACTTCCACCTCTCCGACACGTACTTCGTCGTCGCCCACTTCCATTACGTGGTGTTCGGCACCGTCGTGTTCGCGATGTTCGCCGGCTTCTACTTCTGGTGGCCCAAGTGGACGGGCAAGCTCCTCGACGAGCGCCTCGGCAAGATTCACTTCTGGGTGCTCTTCATCGGCTTCCACACGACGTTCCTCGTGCAGCACTGGCTGGGCGTCATGGCGATGCCCCGCCGCTACTACACCTACCTGCCGTCGGACGGCGTGACCTGGGGCAACCAGCTCTCCACGGTCGGCGCGATGATTCTCGGCGCTTCGATGATTCCGTTCCTGCTGAACGTGTACCTCACCGCGCGTCGTGCGCCCAAGGTCACCGTGGACGACCCGTGGGGCTACGGCCGCTCGCTCGAGTGGGCGACCTCCTGCCCGCCGCCGCGCCACAACTTCACGTCGATTCCTCGCATTCGTTCCGAGTCGCCGGCGTTCGATCTCAACCACCCCGAGATCAGCGGCGTCGAACAACCGGTGCGGCAGACCGAGCGCGAGCTCGCTGAGAAGCAGTGA
- a CDS encoding cytochrome c oxidase subunit 4 produces the protein MKSNIVIFWILTVYLVVLAAVYTVWNMLSHGYPEWAGSTAILLSGGLTGFIASYLMLVQRKQGGVLVEDRDDSDIDDGDPELGEFSPWSWWPIVLAFGASLVVLGLCIGFNFWLSFLSLPVVIVAVVGWVYEYYRGNFAR, from the coding sequence ATGAAATCCAATATCGTCATCTTCTGGATTCTGACGGTCTACCTCGTGGTGCTGGCCGCCGTCTACACCGTGTGGAATATGCTGTCCCACGGCTACCCGGAGTGGGCCGGTTCGACCGCGATCCTGCTCTCGGGCGGCCTCACCGGCTTCATCGCCTCCTACCTGATGCTCGTGCAGCGCAAGCAGGGCGGCGTGCTCGTCGAGGACCGCGACGACTCCGACATCGACGACGGCGATCCCGAGCTCGGCGAGTTCAGCCCCTGGAGCTGGTGGCCGATCGTCCTGGCCTTCGGGGCCTCGCTCGTCGTTCTCGGACTGTGCATCGGGTTCAACTTCTGGCTGTCGTTCCTGTCGCTCCCCGTGGTGATCGTCGCGGTGGTCGGCTGGGTGTACGAGTACTACCGCGGCAACTTCGCCCGCTAA
- a CDS encoding cytochrome b encodes MSSTVTESPASSQQAQNGSSRFTAAAANYLDERTKIGVAVKEFGRKVFPDHWSFLLGEVALYSFVVILLSGTFLTLFFQASMVETHYTGPYVPMKGVEMSVAMASTLDISFSVRGGLLMRHVHHWAALLFVASIGLHMLRIFFTGAFRKPRELNWVIGFVLFILAMAEGFTGYSLPDDVLSGNGLRIIDGIIKAIPVIGTYLSFFFFGGEFPGTAIVGRLYMLHIMVLPALVILFIALHLAFVVIHKHTQYPGPGKTQQNVVGFPVLPVYAAKAGGFFFIVFGVIVLIASFVGINPIWNYGPYDPSPVSAGTQPDWYIGFADGMLRLIPPGLETEWFGYTWSWNMLIPLGLIGLFIVLVMIYPFIEAWVTGDKREHHILDRPRNAPTRTAIGAAGVTFYAVMWAGASSDLMATHFQLSMEGVIHGLQALLILGPIFAYQVTKRICLALQKKDRSIALHGYESGRIVRMPGGEFIEVHKPLDEYESWQLVSYHDYAPLMLRPNDDGRIPFGKRLRAGFSRWFFEDRIVPPTQGEIEQGRHEGH; translated from the coding sequence GTGAGCAGCACTGTCACCGAATCCCCCGCGTCGAGCCAGCAGGCTCAGAACGGCTCGAGCCGCTTCACGGCCGCAGCCGCGAACTACCTCGACGAGCGCACGAAGATCGGCGTCGCGGTCAAGGAGTTCGGCCGCAAGGTCTTCCCCGACCACTGGTCGTTCCTCCTCGGCGAAGTGGCGCTGTACAGCTTCGTCGTCATCCTGCTCTCGGGCACCTTCCTGACGCTCTTCTTCCAGGCCTCGATGGTCGAGACGCACTACACGGGCCCGTACGTGCCCATGAAGGGCGTCGAGATGTCCGTGGCCATGGCCTCGACGCTCGACATCTCGTTCTCGGTGCGCGGCGGCCTGCTCATGCGCCACGTGCACCACTGGGCCGCGCTGCTCTTCGTCGCGTCCATCGGCCTGCACATGCTCCGCATCTTCTTCACGGGTGCGTTCCGCAAGCCTCGCGAACTCAACTGGGTGATCGGCTTCGTGCTCTTCATCCTCGCGATGGCAGAGGGCTTCACGGGCTACTCGCTCCCCGATGACGTGCTCTCGGGCAACGGCCTCCGCATCATCGACGGCATCATCAAGGCGATCCCGGTCATCGGAACCTACCTGTCGTTCTTCTTCTTCGGCGGGGAGTTCCCGGGCACCGCGATCGTCGGCCGCCTGTACATGCTCCACATCATGGTGCTGCCCGCGCTGGTGATCCTCTTCATCGCGCTGCACCTCGCCTTCGTCGTGATCCACAAGCACACGCAGTACCCCGGCCCGGGCAAGACGCAGCAGAACGTCGTCGGCTTCCCCGTGCTGCCGGTGTACGCGGCGAAGGCCGGCGGGTTCTTCTTCATCGTGTTCGGAGTCATCGTGCTCATCGCCTCCTTCGTCGGCATCAACCCGATCTGGAACTACGGCCCGTACGACCCCTCCCCGGTCTCCGCCGGTACCCAGCCCGACTGGTACATCGGTTTCGCCGACGGCATGCTCCGCCTCATTCCGCCGGGGCTCGAGACCGAGTGGTTCGGCTACACCTGGTCGTGGAACATGCTCATTCCGCTCGGCCTCATCGGCCTCTTCATCGTGCTCGTCATGATCTACCCCTTCATCGAGGCGTGGGTCACCGGCGACAAGCGCGAGCATCACATCCTGGACCGTCCCCGCAATGCACCGACTCGCACCGCGATCGGCGCCGCCGGCGTCACGTTCTACGCCGTGATGTGGGCGGGAGCGAGCTCGGACCTCATGGCGACACACTTCCAGCTGTCGATGGAGGGCGTGATCCACGGTCTCCAGGCGCTGCTGATCCTCGGCCCGATCTTCGCCTACCAGGTCACGAAGCGCATCTGCCTCGCCTTGCAGAAGAAGGACCGGTCGATCGCGCTGCACGGCTACGAGTCGGGTCGCATCGTGCGGATGCCCGGTGGCGAGTTCATCGAGGTGCACAAGCCGCTCGACGAGTACGAGTCGTGGCAGCTGGTGAGCTACCACGATTACGCTCCCCTGATGCTCCGCCCGAACGACGACGGACGCATCCCGTTCGGCAAGCGTCTGCGCGCCGGGTTCAGCCGCTGGTTCTTCGAGGACCGCATTGTTCCGCCCACGCAGGGCGAGATCGAGCAGGGGCGCCACGAGGGTCACTGA
- a CDS encoding GNAT family N-acetyltransferase, which translates to MSIIIRRGRGDDDAAVFGLARQFTTGREPIGRDEFSVAYDNVLRHRDQETNVLFIAELDDTVVGYSLMTVSRLLHAPGLTAHLQEIVVDEGARGKGVGDRLMQANEHYCMGRGVRQLSASTARFGSFYNHRGFEAVGEHYRKILELG; encoded by the coding sequence GTGAGCATCATCATCCGGCGAGGTCGCGGAGACGACGACGCAGCAGTGTTCGGGCTCGCGCGTCAGTTCACCACCGGTCGCGAGCCGATCGGCCGTGACGAGTTCTCGGTGGCGTACGACAACGTGCTGCGGCACCGCGACCAGGAGACGAACGTGCTCTTCATCGCGGAGCTCGACGACACGGTGGTCGGCTACTCACTGATGACGGTGTCGCGCCTGCTGCACGCTCCCGGCCTCACGGCGCACCTGCAGGAGATCGTCGTCGACGAGGGTGCGCGCGGAAAGGGCGTCGGCGATCGCCTGATGCAGGCGAACGAGCATTACTGCATGGGGCGCGGAGTGCGTCAGCTCTCGGCCTCCACCGCGCGTTTCGGCTCGTTCTACAACCACCGCGGCTTCGAAGCCGTTGGGGAGCACTACCGTAAGATTCTCGAGCTCGGATAA